From Rudanella lutea DSM 19387, a single genomic window includes:
- a CDS encoding ArsR/SmtB family transcription factor — translation MEDVEKESDQISSCIRLFADQEQIQLCKETLDENEDAFTRLAQVYALAGNEARLKILYLIQQQNELCPCDLSDILQMTVPAISQHLRKLKDASLVRTRKTGQTIFYSIIPDQASIIGQLFVDIPSQESVAL, via the coding sequence ATGGAAGATGTAGAAAAAGAGTCAGATCAAATTAGTAGCTGCATCCGTTTGTTCGCGGATCAAGAGCAGATCCAACTATGCAAGGAAACCTTAGACGAAAATGAAGACGCTTTTACCAGGTTAGCGCAGGTTTATGCGCTTGCTGGAAATGAGGCCCGGCTTAAAATACTTTATCTTATCCAGCAGCAGAACGAGCTTTGTCCTTGCGATTTGAGTGATATTTTGCAAATGACCGTCCCTGCTATTTCTCAGCACCTGCGAAAACTGAAAGATGCCAGTTTAGTACGTACCAGAAAAACTGGACAAACTATCTTTTATTCGATCATACCTGATCAGGCCAGTATCATCGGTCAACTATTTGTTGATATCCCCAGTCAAGAAAGTGTAGCCTTATGA
- a CDS encoding FAD-binding domain-containing protein produces the protein MEFENKHSAFDALEKQVNPAHFLAWQTGQTGYPLIDACMRCLIATGYVNFRMRALLISFLTHHLFQHWQEGGWHLARQYTDFEPGIHYAQLQLQAGILASDRQPVRIYNPVKQSQEHDPEGQFIRQWVPELVACPTRYIHQPWTMPALEQQTAGCRIGQEYPAPIIDTKQTYQFAQEQFYKFRNQITSSRSDLPGDHLVER, from the coding sequence ATCGAGTTCGAGAACAAGCACTCCGCTTTCGATGCCCTTGAAAAGCAGGTGAACCCAGCGCATTTTTTGGCCTGGCAAACGGGTCAGACAGGTTATCCACTAATTGATGCCTGTATGCGGTGTCTGATTGCTACGGGCTATGTCAACTTTAGAATGCGGGCCCTGCTGATTTCGTTTCTGACGCACCATCTGTTTCAGCACTGGCAGGAAGGGGGCTGGCATTTAGCCCGTCAGTACACGGATTTTGAACCGGGGATCCACTATGCTCAGCTTCAGCTACAGGCCGGAATTCTGGCCAGTGATCGCCAGCCCGTCCGAATTTATAACCCCGTCAAGCAATCACAGGAACACGATCCTGAGGGGCAATTCATCCGGCAGTGGGTACCTGAACTGGTTGCCTGCCCGACGCGGTACATTCACCAGCCATGGACGATGCCAGCGTTAGAACAACAGACCGCTGGGTGCCGGATCGGTCAGGAGTACCCGGCCCCTATCATAGACACGAAGCAAACGTACCAGTTCGCACAAGAACAGTTCTATAAATTTCGTAACCAAATAACCTCTTCGAGGAGCGACCTGCCCGGCGACCATCTGGTCGAAAGATAG
- a CDS encoding methyltransferase family protein has product MGLLLGTILVYCFTDGYGWLTPIRWLEGPKIGATGVGLVALSLLWIMLAQHQMNQSWRIGIDEAHPTTLVTTGIFAYSRNPIFLGMLVGIGGLFLVLPNAVTLCLLGVGYVVMQLQVRLEEEFLERQHGEAYRAYRTQTRRWL; this is encoded by the coding sequence ATGGGCCTGTTGCTGGGTACGATTCTGGTGTATTGCTTTACCGACGGGTATGGCTGGTTAACTCCGATTCGCTGGCTGGAGGGACCTAAGATCGGGGCAACCGGTGTTGGACTGGTCGCTTTGTCGCTGTTGTGGATTATGCTTGCCCAGCACCAGATGAATCAGTCGTGGCGCATCGGTATCGATGAGGCTCATCCAACCACGCTGGTTACCACCGGCATCTTTGCCTATTCCCGCAACCCAATCTTCCTGGGTATGCTGGTCGGCATTGGCGGGCTGTTTCTGGTGCTGCCCAATGCCGTTACGCTGTGCCTGTTGGGCGTGGGCTATGTGGTCATGCAATTACAGGTACGTCTGGAGGAGGAGTTTCTGGAACGACAGCACGGGGAAGCGTATCGGGCGTACCGAACCCAGACCCGGCGTTGGCTCTAA
- a CDS encoding heavy metal translocating P-type ATPase, whose product MAHDHSHDHEGHNHDDVDLIEAGTTPAADAAPAKEGPFQTVRTYAPAISSLVLLLGGIGLDQYAPGWFGDPWRLIWYVVAYLPVGWPVLRRAWSSIRRGDVFTEFFLMSVATLGAFAIREYPEGVAVMLFYTIGELFQEAAVLRARRSIKALLDVRPDEVTVLRNGNAQVVKAATVAVGEVIQIRPGEKVGLDGTMRSDSGTFDTAALTGESVPRTIGRGEAVLAGMINRQSLVEMDVTTPYQDSKLSRILKLVQQATGRKAQTQEFIARFAKIYTPIICLLAVLITVLPYFFVADYRLADWLYRGLVFLVIGCPCALVISIPLGYFGGIGAGSRQGILFKGSVFLDLMTQVKTVVMDKTGTLTKGVFRVQEVNPVGIDAGTLARLTAALESKSTHPVATAVIEYARVNGDDNAFGNVPVEAVEEIAGHGLKGRVDGKEMLVGNAKLLRKFGVAFDEVLTRIPYTVVMTALDGTFAGYFTIADEAKPDATDAVKRLQAEGIRTVMLSGDKSAVVEIVAKQVGIDEWHGDLLPEDKVAQVERLKAEQAANPKAKRRPAKLAFVGDGVNDAPVVALADVGMAMGGLGSDATIETADVIIQNDEPSKIATAVEIGRATRRIVWQNITLSLVVKAIVLVLGAGGVATMWEAVFADVGVAMLAILNAVRVQNLKFDGK is encoded by the coding sequence ATGGCACACGACCATAGTCACGACCACGAGGGACACAATCACGACGACGTAGACCTCATTGAAGCAGGGACTACCCCCGCAGCCGACGCGGCCCCGGCTAAAGAAGGGCCGTTCCAAACGGTACGTACCTACGCTCCGGCTATCAGTAGTCTGGTGCTGCTGCTGGGCGGCATCGGGCTGGATCAATACGCGCCGGGCTGGTTTGGCGACCCCTGGCGACTCATCTGGTACGTCGTGGCGTACCTGCCCGTTGGCTGGCCGGTGCTGCGCCGGGCGTGGAGCAGCATTCGCCGGGGGGATGTCTTCACGGAATTTTTCCTGATGAGCGTCGCGACGCTCGGCGCGTTCGCTATTCGCGAATACCCCGAAGGCGTGGCCGTGATGCTGTTCTACACTATCGGCGAACTGTTTCAGGAAGCCGCCGTGCTGCGGGCGCGTCGCAGCATCAAAGCCCTGCTGGACGTGCGGCCCGACGAGGTAACGGTGCTTAGAAACGGCAACGCCCAGGTAGTGAAGGCCGCGACGGTGGCCGTCGGCGAGGTGATCCAGATCAGGCCGGGCGAGAAAGTCGGGCTGGATGGGACGATGCGCTCCGACTCGGGTACGTTCGATACGGCGGCTCTGACGGGCGAGAGCGTTCCGCGCACCATCGGGCGGGGCGAAGCGGTGCTGGCAGGCATGATCAACCGGCAATCGCTGGTGGAGATGGACGTAACGACTCCGTATCAGGATTCCAAGTTGTCGCGCATCCTGAAGCTGGTGCAGCAGGCGACAGGCCGCAAGGCGCAGACTCAGGAGTTTATCGCCCGCTTCGCCAAGATATACACGCCCATCATCTGTTTGCTGGCCGTGCTGATTACGGTACTACCGTATTTCTTCGTCGCCGACTACCGCTTGGCCGACTGGCTGTACCGGGGGCTGGTGTTTCTGGTGATCGGCTGTCCGTGTGCGCTGGTGATCTCCATTCCGCTGGGCTACTTCGGCGGTATCGGGGCGGGGTCGCGGCAGGGTATCCTGTTCAAAGGCTCGGTATTTTTGGACCTGATGACGCAGGTCAAAACCGTTGTCATGGACAAGACCGGTACGTTGACGAAGGGCGTGTTCCGGGTGCAGGAAGTCAACCCCGTTGGTATCGACGCGGGTACGCTGGCCCGGCTCACGGCGGCATTAGAAAGTAAATCAACCCACCCGGTCGCGACAGCGGTCATCGAGTACGCCCGTGTAAACGGGGATGATAACGCCTTCGGGAACGTACCCGTCGAAGCCGTCGAGGAGATTGCCGGGCATGGGCTAAAAGGACGCGTCGATGGGAAAGAAATGTTGGTGGGCAATGCCAAACTGCTCCGCAAGTTCGGGGTAGCGTTCGACGAGGTACTGACCCGGATTCCCTACACGGTGGTGATGACCGCCCTCGACGGGACATTTGCGGGCTACTTTACCATCGCCGACGAAGCCAAACCCGACGCTACCGACGCGGTCAAACGGCTGCAAGCCGAAGGCATTCGCACCGTGATGCTGTCGGGCGATAAGTCGGCTGTTGTCGAGATAGTGGCCAAACAGGTAGGCATTGACGAATGGCACGGCGATCTGTTACCCGAAGATAAGGTAGCCCAGGTAGAACGGCTCAAAGCAGAGCAAGCCGCTAACCCAAAGGCGAAGCGTCGCCCGGCGAAGCTGGCTTTCGTGGGTGATGGCGTAAACGACGCGCCGGTCGTGGCCCTGGCCGACGTGGGCATGGCGATGGGGGGCCTTGGCTCGGATGCCACTATCGAAACCGCCGATGTAATCATTCAGAACGACGAACCCTCTAAAATTGCTACGGCGGTGGAGATTGGCCGGGCCACGCGTCGAATTGTCTGGCAGAACATTACGCTCTCACTGGTAGTCAAAGCCATCGTGCTGGTGTTGGGAGCCGGGGGCGTAGCCACCATGTGGGAGGCTGTCTTCGCCGACGTAGGTGTGGCGATGCTGGCCATCCTGAACGCCGTGCGGGTGCAGAATCTGAAATTTGATGGAAAGTAG
- a CDS encoding efflux RND transporter periplasmic adaptor subunit — protein MIFRRSVSFIALLFSLLAVPMACQQRTGDAAKPTGEAEHPHEEGPTDVVELTDDQRRIAAIAVGSVEYRNLGQTLQVNGRLAVPAQSQVNITALQGGFVRAIPLLPGQPVRKGQVLARIENPDLIGVQQEYAETHSRLTYLEAEFARQQELSRENVSALKVLQQTTADLRATRARVTGLAQRIRLVGLSPQSALAGKFSAGYVVTAPVAGVVTDVPAVAGQYVQPADVIARLTSSQGLYAELTVFEKDLPQLREGQRVSIVLNNEGGRERLGRISFINRAIDADRSVRVVVRLDQSDARLVPNTFLKASLDLGNSRVTALPEGAIVSAEGKDYIFIETDDQAAHHHEEGEAEQSEKEEHEASDPPSRFKQIPVRRGVTEGGYSQVTLPGNLDIAKSRVVVKGAYALLSQLKAASGEEEGHAH, from the coding sequence ATGATTTTCAGACGAAGTGTATCATTTATCGCCCTATTGTTCAGCTTACTGGCTGTACCGATGGCCTGCCAGCAGCGCACCGGCGACGCGGCAAAACCAACCGGGGAAGCCGAGCATCCCCACGAAGAAGGCCCGACGGATGTGGTCGAACTGACCGACGATCAGCGACGTATTGCCGCCATAGCAGTAGGCAGCGTCGAATACCGCAACCTCGGCCAGACGCTACAGGTCAATGGCCGATTGGCCGTGCCGGCTCAGAGCCAGGTGAACATCACGGCCCTGCAAGGCGGGTTTGTACGGGCCATCCCCCTGCTACCCGGCCAGCCCGTGCGGAAGGGGCAGGTCCTGGCCCGCATTGAAAACCCCGACCTGATCGGGGTGCAGCAGGAATACGCCGAAACCCACAGCCGCCTGACGTACCTCGAAGCCGAGTTTGCCCGCCAGCAGGAACTGAGCCGCGAGAACGTCAGTGCCCTGAAGGTGTTGCAGCAAACCACCGCCGATCTGAGGGCGACCCGCGCCCGCGTGACGGGGCTGGCCCAGCGCATCCGGCTGGTGGGCCTGTCGCCCCAGTCGGCATTAGCGGGAAAATTCAGTGCCGGCTACGTCGTTACCGCTCCCGTGGCGGGCGTCGTGACCGACGTACCCGCCGTGGCCGGGCAGTACGTGCAGCCCGCCGACGTGATTGCCCGCCTTACCAGCAGCCAGGGTTTGTATGCCGAACTGACGGTATTCGAAAAGGATTTGCCCCAGTTGCGCGAAGGCCAGCGGGTGAGCATCGTACTCAACAACGAAGGGGGCCGGGAGCGTTTGGGACGCATCAGCTTTATCAACCGGGCCATCGACGCAGACCGTTCCGTTCGGGTGGTTGTGCGGCTTGACCAATCCGATGCCCGGTTGGTGCCGAACACGTTTCTGAAAGCGAGTTTAGACCTCGGTAACAGCCGGGTTACGGCCCTGCCCGAAGGGGCCATCGTGTCGGCGGAGGGAAAAGATTACATCTTTATCGAGACCGACGATCAGGCAGCACATCACCACGAGGAAGGAGAAGCTGAACAGTCAGAGAAGGAAGAGCATGAAGCATCCGATCCACCGTCGCGGTTTAAACAAATACCCGTGCGCCGGGGCGTAACCGAAGGCGGCTATTCGCAGGTGACGTTGCCGGGCAATCTGGATATAGCGAAGTCACGGGTAGTGGTGAAGGGGGCCTACGCGCTGCTGTCGCAGCTCAAAGCGGCCAGTGGGGAAGAAGAAGGACACGCGCACTAA